From the genome of Vicia villosa cultivar HV-30 ecotype Madison, WI linkage group LG2, Vvil1.0, whole genome shotgun sequence, one region includes:
- the LOC131648066 gene encoding uncharacterized protein LOC131648066: MCYVGKATKIFIFIVSALVVTGLIIGFGLSRHRHSNNNNNKCSDESCGTFPTPNFNLPTPPFTPGNPISIPAPPVQSESPPVTNPTPPPPPPDSSTSSSNSPPPPPPDSNPNSPPPPSIQSPPSPPPTVAEPPTGSTPGSALVSPGPVHAIF; this comes from the coding sequence ATGTGCTACGTGGGAAAAGCAAcaaagatcttcatcttcatcgtCTCGGCGCTCGTTGTTACTGGTCTGATCATAGGATTCGGTCTCTCGCGACACCGACAcagcaataacaacaacaacaaatgctCCGATGAATCTTGCGGTACTTTCCCAACACCGAATTTCAATTTACCTACTCCTCCTTTTACACCAGGCAACCCCATTTCTATACCTGCTCCTCCGGTACAATCAGAATCTCCGCCAGTAACAAATCCAACTCCTCCTCCTCCGCCGCCTGACTCCTCCACCTCCAGCTCCAactctcctcctcctcctccgccTGACTCTAACCCGAACTCTCCTCCTCCACCATCAATTCAGTCTCCGCCGTCTCCTCCGCCGACTGTAGCAGAGCCGCCGACGGGAAGTACGCCGGGATCGGCGTTAGTGAGTCCGGGTCCTGTACATGCTATTTTCTAG